The Streptomyces sp. NBC_00236 DNA window GTGGCGGGGCTCGCCCTGCTGGTGGTGTTCGTGCCGCGACTGCTGCCGCCGGGCACCTGGCGTGCCGCGCGCGGACTGCCGGCCGCCGTGCTGTTGCGCGGTCTGACGTCGGGGGCGTACTTCACGCTGGAGGCCTTCGTTCCCCTCCTGCTGACCACCGCCCGGCGCGTTCCGCCCGTGCAGACCGGACTGGCTTTCACGGGGGCCGCGATCGCCTGGGCCGGTTCCTCCTGGCTGCAGGGCCGCCTCCAGGGGCGTGTCTCCCGCCACCGTCTGGTCACGGCCGGCGCGTCGGTGATGGGGGTCGCGGTGGCGGTCGCCGCGGTGGGGACGCTGCCCGGACTGCCCGCGCTGACCGCCGCCGGGGCGATGGTGCTCGCGGCCGTCGGCATGGGCATGGCCGCACCGTCCCTCACCCTGCTCTCGCTCACCCACAGCCCGCAGGACCGGCAGGGATACGCCGGCAGCGCGATGCAGACCAGTCAGAACCTGGGCCAGATGGCGGTGATGGGGGTGGCCGCCGCCGTGTTCAACCTTCTCCTGGGATTCGGCTCCGCCGACCTGCCCGCCTACGCCGCCGCGTTCGGCCTGCTCCTGGTGCCGAGCGTCCTGGCCGCGACCCTCGCGGTCCGCGCCCGCAGCACCTGAGTCTCAGGCGGTCCCGCCCCTCAGCCGGTCGCGCTGGATCCGGTGGGCGAGGGCGCGTCGTACGGATGGCGTCCCGGGCGGCGCGGCGTCCGGCCGGGAGGGCAGGTCGAGCGCGCGGCTGATCTCGTCGTACGCGCTCCGGTGCCCGCCGGGCAGCTCGGCGGCGTGCAGCCGGAGGTCCTCCTCGACGAGCCGGCGCAGCCCGTCGACGTTCTCGGGGGTGAAGCGCTTCCTGCCGCGTGCGAGTGCGTCGATGCTCGGTGAGCAGCGGGCGGTGTCGGCGTACGTCTCCGCGATGTCCTCGGCGAGGCCCCACAGGCGGCCTTCGAGCCACGGGATGTCGCGCTGGTCGAGGGAGAGGTCCATCGGGGGTTCGGGATCGGCGGCCCGGTACTTCGCCACCTGCTTGGACACGGCGGGCTGGCTCATGTCGGTGAGCCGGGCGATGCGGTCCTGGGTCCAGCCGAAGCCGACGAACACCTTGATCATCTCGGCGCGGAGCCTGCGCATCTCCTCGCCGGCCCGGATGACGTCGTTCATCCCGGCGAGCATCCGCTCGGCCTGTTCCTCGGTCAGCGTCGCGCTCTGGCGGGTGTTCTCTGCGGCTGCCACACGTCAGTTATATACCGGGCCGCCAGCTGGTCATAACCAGGTTGTACAACCTGGTTATGAATGACAGCATCGCCGCATGCCCACCTTCAGCGCACCCGACGGAACCCGGCTCGCCTATCGCACGCACGGAGAGGGCGACCCGGTCCTCTGCATCCCTGGGGGACCTGCGGACTCCCGCTACCTGGGCGACCTCGGAGGGCTGTCCGCCCACCGCCGCCTGATCGTCCCCGACCTGCGCGGCACCGGCCGCTCAGCCGTACCCGAGGACTCCGCCACCTACCGCTGCGACCGCCTCGTCGACGACGTCGAGGCGCTGCGCCGTCACCTCGGCCTGCCCCGTACGGACCTGCTCGCTCACTCCGCGGGCGCGAACATCGCGGTGCAGTACGCGGCCCGCCATCCGTCGCGCGTCGGCCGGCTCGCCCTCATCGCGCCCGGCACCCGGGCCGTCGGCATCGACATCACCGGCGAGGAGCGCCGCGAGCTCGCCCGGTTGCGGAGCGACGAGCCGTGGTTCCCGGCGGCGTTCGCGGCGCTGGAGGCGATCACCCGGGGGGCGGGCACGGACTGGGCGGCCGTGGACCCGTTCTTCTACGGCCGGTGGGACGAGGCGGCACGGGACCACCACGCGGCGAGCCGGCCGGACAACCCGGAGGCCGTCGCCCACTTCGGGGCCGAGGGCGCTTTCGACCCGCCGGCCACCCGTGCGGCGCTGGCAGCCTTCGGGGCGCCCGTCCTGCTGCTGGCCGGGGAGTTCGACCTGAACAGCCCGCCGCGGTCGACAGCAGCCTTCGCCGGGCTGTTCCCCGACGCGGCGCCGGTGGTGCAGGAGGGGGCCGGGCACTGTCCGTGGGTCGACGACGCCGGCCGGTTCACGGAGACCGTGTCGGCGTTCCTGGCCTGAGCGTCCGGAGGTCCGGTCCGGTCAGCCCGACAGCTCGACCGTGACGTACGGGGCCAGCGCGCGCAGGAAGTCAGCGGCGTCGAACATCGCACCGGCCGAGGCCACGCCCGTGGTGCGTGTGCGGCCGGTCAGGATGCGTGCGACGGCCTCCACGGCCAGGGGCGCGGTGACCGCGTAGATGTCCTGGCCGCGCGCCGTGGCGCGGCGCTCGACGCCGTCCGCGCGGACCACGACGTCGACGACGAACGTCTGGTCCGAGCGCCCCAGTGCGTCGACCGCCTCCGGCGCCGGGGTGTCCTCGCCGGCCAGGTCGCCCGCTGCCTCGACGGACATGTGGGTGCGGACCTCGGGGACCTTCACATGGCTGGGCACCGTGACGACATCGGCCATGGTGAACTCCTCGATCACCGCACGCCTGCCCAGCGGCTCGGGGAACAACCACTCGCCGTGCGACACCTCGTCCCGGTGGTAGCGCAGAGCGCCGTCAGTGAACCGCACCCGGCGGCCCGCGCGGCGGTCGTGGGACACCTGCCCCGCCTCCCGGGTGCCTGCCGTAGGACGCCAACTGCTCAGCCCGTACGCGACATCGACCGAGTCCGCGGCCGTCCGGTCGCCCATCGCCGCGCTGACCAGCAGGTCGCCCAGTCCGCCGTAGAAGGCCATCGCGGGCACCACGTGCGTGCCCGATCCCAGGGCCGCCTCCGTGTGGTCGGCGAACATCGCGACGTTGGCCTCGATCTCCGCGGCGACGTCGACGTAAGGAATCCCCGCCCGCAGGGCCGCCTCGACGACCGGGCCGCCGGTCACCGCGAAGGGGCCCGCGCAGTTGATGACCGCTGACGCGCCGGCGAGGGCCCGGTCCAGGGCGGCCGGGTCGTCCACGCCCGCCGGCCGCACCTCCACATCGCCCCACTCGGCCGCCAGCGCCTCCAGCCGGGCCGCGTTCCGGCCGGAGGCGACCGGGACGAACCCGCGCCGCCGCAGCTCGGCGACGATGAACCGCCCGGTGTGCCCGGTCGCTCCGTAGACCACTACCGCAGCCGCTGTGTTCATGGTTCCCCGCTCGCTCTCGATGTGGTGAGGACTCCAGTCTCGGCCGGGACGGAGCGCGACCGTGAGGGTCCGGACCGACAGCATGCGTACACTTTCGGACATGCCAACTGTCGCGCTGCTGGCCGCCGGTGACCTGCTGCACTTCGAACTGGGCGTGGCGTACGAGATCTTCGGCAATCCCCCGCGCGAAGCGACGGAGGGCTGGTACGACGTGCAGCTCTGCGGACCGGGTCCGGTGCAGGTCGGCCCGTTCAAGGTCGAGCCCGACCACGGACTGGACCGGGTGGCGGCCGCCGACACCGTGATCGTGCCGGCGTGCGTCGACATCGACGTACCCCCGCCCGCGGAGCTGGTCGAGGCGGTACGCGCGGCGCACGAGGCGGGTGCGCGGGTCGCCTCCTTGTGCACCGGGGCGTTCGTGCTCGGTGCTGCGGGCCTGCTCGACGGCCGGCGGGCGACCACCCACTGGGCCCACGCCGCCGAGCTGAGCGCCCGCCACCCGCTGGCAGAGGTCGACCCGGACGTCCTGTACACCGACAACGGCAGCGTCCTCACGTCCGCGGGCAAGGCCGCAGCGGTGGACC harbors:
- a CDS encoding saccharopine dehydrogenase family protein → MNTAAAVVVYGATGHTGRFIVAELRRRGFVPVASGRNAARLEALAAEWGDVEVRPAGVDDPAALDRALAGASAVINCAGPFAVTGGPVVEAALRAGIPYVDVAAEIEANVAMFADHTEAALGSGTHVVPAMAFYGGLGDLLVSAAMGDRTAADSVDVAYGLSSWRPTAGTREAGQVSHDRRAGRRVRFTDGALRYHRDEVSHGEWLFPEPLGRRAVIEEFTMADVVTVPSHVKVPEVRTHMSVEAAGDLAGEDTPAPEAVDALGRSDQTFVVDVVVRADGVERRATARGQDIYAVTAPLAVEAVARILTGRTRTTGVASAGAMFDAADFLRALAPYVTVELSG
- a CDS encoding sigma-70 family RNA polymerase sigma factor — its product is MAAAENTRQSATLTEEQAERMLAGMNDVIRAGEEMRRLRAEMIKVFVGFGWTQDRIARLTDMSQPAVSKQVAKYRAADPEPPMDLSLDQRDIPWLEGRLWGLAEDIAETYADTARCSPSIDALARGRKRFTPENVDGLRRLVEEDLRLHAAELPGGHRSAYDEISRALDLPSRPDAAPPGTPSVRRALAHRIQRDRLRGGTA
- a CDS encoding alpha/beta fold hydrolase; translation: MPTFSAPDGTRLAYRTHGEGDPVLCIPGGPADSRYLGDLGGLSAHRRLIVPDLRGTGRSAVPEDSATYRCDRLVDDVEALRRHLGLPRTDLLAHSAGANIAVQYAARHPSRVGRLALIAPGTRAVGIDITGEERRELARLRSDEPWFPAAFAALEAITRGAGTDWAAVDPFFYGRWDEAARDHHAASRPDNPEAVAHFGAEGAFDPPATRAALAAFGAPVLLLAGEFDLNSPPRSTAAFAGLFPDAAPVVQEGAGHCPWVDDAGRFTETVSAFLA
- a CDS encoding helix-turn-helix domain-containing protein, which codes for MPTVALLAAGDLLHFELGVAYEIFGNPPREATEGWYDVQLCGPGPVQVGPFKVEPDHGLDRVAAADTVIVPACVDIDVPPPAELVEAVRAAHEAGARVASLCTGAFVLGAAGLLDGRRATTHWAHAAELSARHPLAEVDPDVLYTDNGSVLTSAGKAAAVDLCLHLIHLDHGASVANSVARRLVMQPHRPGGQAQFASTPVQASVDHALAQLLAWVQQRLDQPLSVTDMARKANTSPRHLGRQFRSVIGQTPIQWLLIQRVRRAQELLEATDESIEAVAVATGMGTATTLRRQFKKIVGVPPDSYRRAFRGARPA